TGATGCGGCGGCTGTATTCCCATCCACATCTGAAAGCGGTGGACAGTCAGATTGAACAATGGCTCAATGACCTGTTCGACCGGCTGTGCGGGCAGCCCGAACAGATGCCCCGCTACTTTCGAAACCTGATTGAAAGCGAAGGCCTTCAGCGGACGGTCTGCGATTACATCGCCGGTATGACCGACCGGTATGCCCTGTCCCTGCTGGAAAAAGTTTGAGCCCTCTGTTTTGAGAGAGCGTAGGAAAGTTATGAAAGAATGGTTTGCGACAAGTTTTGGACTCGGTCGGCTTCCCGCCGCTCCGGGCACCTTCGGCTCTCTGCCGCCGGTGATTCTCTATCAGGGATTCGGTTTTCTTTGGCCCGCCGCCAATGCTTATGCGATGGCGGCGGTAACCATCCTGTTCAGCTGGTTTTGTGTGCAGTTTGCGCCGGCGGTCATCCGCCGCACCGGACAAAGCGACCCGCGCGAGGTAGTCGCTGATGAAACGGCCGGCCAGGCCCTCACCCTGCTGGCGATTGCCCTGATGGGGCCCTCCCATATCTGCAATACGGCCGTGCTGGGTTTTGTCCTCTTTCGTCTTTTTGACATCATTAAACCCTGGCCGATTCGCAAATTCGAAACCCTCCCGGCCGGCTGGGGCATCCTGACCGATGACCTGGCCGCAGGCCTGTATGCCGCCGCTCTTGCCTTCCTTGCCATCCGCCTCCTTCCCGCCCTCTTCGGATAAGAAATAAAACACACCCTTCCGGTTGTATTCCTGTATTCTTTTATTGCACCCCCAAAAAGTCGAAAATTCGGGCAATTTATGCCCCTTTTAAAGAAAAAAAAATGACTTGGCAAAAATTTCCGTTTCCTTTTGTAATTTGCCGATATATTTAGTCGATAGTTTGTAGATTGAGAGAGGACTTATTCCAAGAAAGTACTAAATTCGGATATGGAAAGTGCACATTCTTTGGAAATAATACAACGGCTTCAGGAGGCCTTTCGTCAACTGGGGCTGCACCGCCCGATGAAGGTCAGCCGGTATGAGCCGGGCACACAGCTGCAATACACAATCACCCCTTTGCCGGCGCGCGGCACGGTCCAGGTGCGGGTTCAGATTGAGCGGTTTGTCGGCGGCGGCTTCGCCGGACAGGTCTATCAGATCCGTCTGCTGGAAATTGTCGAGAACGGACAGCCCGTCCAGGAGTTTGCGGGTCTGAATACAAACAATCTTTACGCAATGAAAATCTTAATTCCCCCTTCCGGGGCGGGCCGACTCTTTCGCGACCTTTTGTATGCGGTCGGGTTTCAGGGACCGTTTCAGCCGCAGGTCAATCCGGCGGCGGCCCGGGCCGGGGCCCTCTGGCAGACATTCATCCGTCAGGCGGCCGCCGAACGATTTGGGGATACCGAATGCGTCAACGAGATTTACGCCACGTTCACGGACCCCGTGCTGGGCAGCTGCGGCGAAATCAGCCGCTGGATTGACGGACGGACCTGGCGTCTGGAGGTGGACGACCGGCTGGACCTGCTGCGGCTGTGGCGCAAAGGACGACTGCTTTCCAGCGAACAGCTCGGCTCGCCGGAGTATCGGGCCAAGTATGTTTTTATGCACGAATTTGTCCGGCTGCTTTATGAGATGGGCGCATACGAATTCGCCCGTCAATATGAGTGGAGCACCTGCAAAAGCCAGCCGAACTGCCTGAAGCGTCTGGAAACCAACAACGACCCGCAGGCCGGTCTGGTCGCAGTGGATTTCCGGGCGGGCTTGACCCTTTTGCCCTTCCTGCCGATGAGCCCGGGAGATTTCAAACTCATCGCCAAAGGCATTGCCCGCGGCTCGCTGGTTCAATTTGACCGGGGAGATTTGGCCAAACTGGAACGGTATATCCGCGAACATCCGCAAGCGTTTGCCTCCATGCCCTATAAAGACCAGATGCTGCGGGAACTGAAGGAATGCGAGGAGATTTACCGCAATTCGATTCCGGATCTTACACACAATCATATCCGGCTTCTGACGGACGGGCGGCTGTGGAGCACCATTTTATCCAGCGCCGTGACGGGCTGGCGGGTTCGCGGCCAGATGGATGCGCAGCACGAAACGGTCCTGCGGGGCTGTGCGGGCAAGACGCTTTTGTTCTGGATGCTCGGCCTTCTGCCGCTGCTGGGACGCGTCTTGCGGAAGGCCTGGGGACGGCCTGACTGGCGCTCGCATTATCTTGCAATCCTGAGCAGTCCGGCGTATCTGGGCCGAGCCGTCATCGGCAAAATCTACGAGATGCTGATCGGCTGGCACCGCAAAGGACGCCTGAGCGAAAAACAAGTCGAGGCGATTCTGAGAAGCCCCTGGCGGTTTTGGCTGCATCTGCCGCCGGCGATTCTTCCGGCCGGGCTCCACCGCTTTTTAACGGACAAACAAGTCTTTCTCGCCCGGCTTCATTCTCTGTTTGTCCGGCCGTTCCAATTGTACTTTAAGCGCGAGCTGCGGGAACAGTGGCTGCGGGATATGATACAGGAAGGGCAGAAAAAACAAATCCTCAGCGATGAAGATGCCGCCCTCATCCTTTCCCAGCTCAAAGAGCCGTTTATTCAGCGGTATCTGATATGCCTGGTCCTGCATCTGCTGACTCTGCCGCTGACACAACTGGTATCATTGACCGTAGGGGCCGTTTATTATTTTACCCATCCGGAAGTCCCCGCTGAGCAGCGGGCGGTCGTGGTGGGAGGAATTCTGTTATTCTTTCAGGTATTCCCGATTTCACCGGGTTCATTCGCCCGGGGGCTGATTACAACCATTATGGCCATTCACGACCGAAGCTTCAAAGATTACAATATCGCCCTGTTCCTGAGTTATTTTAAGTATGTAGGATATCTGGCCTTCCCGATTCAGATGACATATCGCTATCCGGCCCTGGCACGCTTTATGGCGGCCCACTGGGCGACGGATGCCGTACATATTGTACCGGTGTTCGGGGAGCGCGGGGCCCTGCTGGAACACGGCATCTTTCGGCTTTTTTACAACTGGCCGCTGACGATTCGGCGCCGAATGTCCCAAATCGCTCAGATGCGTCTCGGACTTCGACCCCGCCTTTGG
The Anaerohalosphaeraceae bacterium genome window above contains:
- a CDS encoding phosphatidylglycerophosphatase A, which encodes MKEWFATSFGLGRLPAAPGTFGSLPPVILYQGFGFLWPAANAYAMAAVTILFSWFCVQFAPAVIRRTGQSDPREVVADETAGQALTLLAIALMGPSHICNTAVLGFVLFRLFDIIKPWPIRKFETLPAGWGILTDDLAAGLYAAALAFLAIRLLPALFG